Proteins found in one Vulpes vulpes isolate BD-2025 chromosome 13, VulVul3, whole genome shotgun sequence genomic segment:
- the LOC140595217 gene encoding uncharacterized protein — translation MLGQSAAAALQMSAPARSKELERHQAAGLCAAPFSPTFSPEHSQEPGNSQLQLPSQHLHTPPRPPSLPPGPRSCEKGSAAGSPALGCRLVAKLGTAPRYLQICGPAPRKRWNRSLQVVPRSGFGWCLSELQMKNDVYLLLQKPQSSERFDQVSTLRKSDHAHRKSTEPEEPEEPEDVRGDCELHAWGQGFVIHTVGNYGSVGRGAKVQACGKAGGNQRWRLDQN, via the exons ATGCTCGGGCAATCCGCGGCAGCTGCGCTCCAAATGTCAGCGCCAGCCCGGTCCAAAGAGCTTGAAAGGCACCAAGCTGCAGGACTTTGTGCTGCACCTTTCTCGCCCACATTTTCCCCCGAGCACTCCCAGGAACCTGGCAACAG ccaactgCAGctcccctcccagcacctccataccccgccccgccccccctccctccccccgggGCCAAGAAGCTGCGAAAAAGGTAGCGCTGCCGGCAGCCCTGCTCTCGGGTGCCGCCTTGTGGCTAAACTCGGAACAGCACCGAGGTACCTGCAAATCTGCGGCCCAGCTCCAAG AAAGAGGTGGAACAGGAGCCTGCAGGTAGTTCCAAGGTCAGGTTTTGGCTGGTGCCTTTCAGAATTGCAGATGAAGAATGACGTTTACCTGCTCCTTCAGAAGCCTCAGAGCA GTGAAAGATTTGATCAAGTCTCAACGCTTCGAAAAAGTGACCATGCCCACCGCAAATCCACCGAGCCAGAGGAGCCAGAGGAGCCAGAGGATGTCCGAGGCGACTGTGAGTTGCACGCTTGGGGCCAGGGCTTTGTAATTCACACCGTTGGTAATTACGGTAGCGTGGGCCGAGGTGCCAAGGTGCAGGCCTGCGGAAAGGCTGGAGGAAACCAGCGTTGGCGTTTGGATCAAAATTAA